AACCATGTTCATTCCCATGGCATCGCCCGTCTCAAATTCAAATCTGAGGTATAAGTTGTTCCCAACTATGAAGGGCCTAACTCCCCTCAGCTTTCCATGCCTCGTAACCTTACTCACGGCTTCCCTCTGTAGGTAATCAATATTTTCCTCAACCCAGTGTGCAACCTCTCTAGCTCTTCTCGCATTTGGACACCTTATCAACGGGGCCCTTGTCATCTTATCGTCGAGTAGTGTTGTTACAACTCCACCTGCCTCGGTTAGAGCTGAACATCCCCTGTTTACGGAAGCCACCAAGGCACCTTCCGTGGTTGCTAGAGGGATGTAGAACTCACCCTTAGCGTATTCTCCGTTTATCTTTAGTGGACCAGCAACTCCCATTGGAATCTGCACAACCCCAATCATGTTCTCTATGTTTCTTCCAATCAACTCATTTGGATCGATGGAGTAGTGACCTATGTGTTTAAGCTTTATCCCCAACTTCTTCTCCAAGGCCTTCCTCCTGATTTCCGTAGCAAGCCTTTTATCACCGTTTACGTAGTTCTCAACTTGATGGAGCTTTATCTCTCCCCTAGCAACTTTCTCAATGATTTCATCAACGTTCAAGGACATCACCTCCTTTCCGTAGAAGAGCCAAAGATCCACTCTTCAGTAAGTTGGCCTGCCTCTTTAAAAGCTAGGGCCGCATCACTTCTAGGCTTATAAACGAGAACAGGTATTCCAACATTTATCGATTCTGGAACGGCATCGTCAAAGGGAATCACACCAAGAACTGGGACACCAATGTCCTCTTCAATCACCTCAACTATCTTATCTATAACGTCGGCGGCTTCTCTAACTTTGTTTATAACAACCCCAACCTCAAGCTTAAACCTATCACCCAATGCCTTAAGCTTCAGAACCTCGTTCTCGACCATCGTCTCAAAAGAATATATTGGAGATCTCTCAATTTCAACGACTATTATTTGATAGTTGAAACTTTCAAAAGCGGGAAGGGTGTCAAAGGGAACTCCTGTAGGAGAATCAACAAAAATTACTGGATACTTATACTTCAAATTCTCAATTACATCCTTCAGCCTTTGACCAGAAACCCCAAGCACATCCTCGAGCCTCGGACTTCCGGGCATCACATAGACTCCAGTTTGTTCATGCCTATAGATGGCCCATTCAGGATCCATATTTGGATTTTTCACAACAGAGTGTAGGGTGTATTTGACGTTGTCAAGGGCAAAGTGGAGACCCAAATTAGGAAGGTACAGATCGCCGTCTATCGCTAAAACTCTATATCCCGCCTGTGCAAAATAGGTACTTAAGTTTGCAGTCGTTGTAGTTTTTCCGGCTCCTCCTCTTCCCGTGACAACAATTACCGCCATACCAGTCAGCCCCTGGGAGTAAAACTATTAGTTTTTCACATAATCTCCAATTATAAGATTTTTGTTTGGAATGTCGTCCAGTTTTATCAGAAAAAGCTTTTAAGTTATCATGTCCCTTTAACCGCTTAGACCATGATTAGAGTGAAAGGCCATGAGCGAAATTAGGAGGAGATTATGGGAGCTAGCGTGGCCAGCAATAGCTGGTAACATAAGCCAAACTCTTCTTAACTTAGTGGACACAATGATCGTTGGTCACGTGAGTGCAATAGCCCTTGGAGCCGTGGGCCTAGGGGGACAGGTAAGCTGGTTCATGTTCCCAATAATGATGGCAATATCAACGGGTACACTAGCCTTAGTGGCTAGAAGAGTTGGAGAGGGAAATTATGAGGAGGCCTCAAGAATAGCAGAACAAAGCATGTACATAGCATTCCTTATTGGAATTCCAGTCATGCTATTCGGGGTGTTCCTCGGAGATGAAGTTCTGCAAATTATGGGAGCTAGAGGAGAGGTACTAGAGATAGCTTATGAGTATCTGAAAGTCCTATTCCTTTTTTATCCGATCAGATTCGTTGGATTTGCATTCTTCTCAGCACTAAGGGGTGCTGGGGATACGAAAACTCCAATGAAGCTGAACATCATGATGAACGTTATAAATGCAATTCTTGATTATCTCCTCGTATTCGGAAAATTTGGCTTTCCAAAGCTTGGTCCAGTTGGGGCCGCTTGGGCCTCTGGAATAGGAATAACAACGTCATTCTTAGTGGGATTATATCTGTTTTTAACCCATAGACTAGTTTTGAAACCAGTATTCGAGCTCAGAATCAGGTTCAATATAGTGGAAAAGATACTTAGGATAGGGACTCCCACCATGCTTGAAAGGGGACTTTTCAGCTTTTATAACTTCCTTTATGTGAGTATTGTGGCAAGATTTGGAAAGATTGCCCTCTCAGCCCACTATATAGGATTAAGAGTGGAGAGCATTGCGTATATGCCGGCATTTGGATTCAGCATTGCCACATCAGCTTTAGTCGGTCAAAAACTTGGAGCGAAAAGACCTGATGAAGCTGAAAGGACTGTAAAAGAGGCTCTTAAGATGACAACTGCATTCATGACGGCCATGGCCTTCATACTAGTTGCCTTTCCAGGATATTTAACGGAACCCTTCCTCTCACATAGCGATCCAAACTACGAAGTTGTGAAGAGATTGGCAATAATATACTTAATAATAGTTGGAATAAGCGAAATTCCCCTGGGGATAACCTTCGTCCTTAGTGGAGCCCTGAGGGGAGCTGGAGATACTAAAAGTCCCCTGTATGTCACTTCAGTTAGCAAGTTGCTATTCCGTATAATCCCCTCCTATCTGCTTGGATTTGGATTTACGATTCCGGCATTTAACATAGGTCCCCTCATTTTCCCTGGATTCACATTTAAAGGACTTGGAGTTGTTGCTGCATGGATAGGGATGAGCTTAGAAACGTTCATAACTGCAGGATTGTTCTGGCTAGTATTTAGAAGAGGAAGATGGAAGACAATCAAGATTTAGCCTTTTTGAGTTCCTTTATTATTTCAAGCAATTCATCGACGTCCCTTACTTCCTCTAGCATGTCCTTTGGAAGTATTGGAACGCTCTTAATGACTCCAGCTTTAGCCTTCTTTAGAACGAATATTCCCTCACTACCTATTACTTCTACCATCTGACTTACAAGTTCAGCTCTTCTAAGGGTTTTTCCGGTTTTTCTCTCATCTATACCCGTTAATAACTCTATCTCATCTTCTTCTTCCTTAGTTATTGCATTAAAGGGAGCGTTCTTTATTTTAACAACACTCATTCCCAGCTTCCTTAGTCTGTCAAATACTTCTCTCTCCAAGGCACTTTCCGGCTCAGATGTTAGGGAAACATCTTCAAGTCTTGCCTTTAGAACATCTATCGGTTTGACGAGAGGCTCGTCAAATATCTCCTCAAGTCTCAATGCGACCTCAACGCTTACGACTGATTCCCCCTTTTCGTACCTCTGAAGGCTTTTCCTAGAGATTCCCAAGATCCTTGCCAACTCAGCCAAAGTGTACCCATGTTCTTCCCTTAGCATCTTCAGCTTTCTACCGTCTATCTTAACATAGAATCCCCCTCTCTCAGCCATTATTAATGGAGGTTCACCCTCGGCAAACAAGGAATACAACGTTCCAGGAGTTATCGCGTATATCCCAAATCTCTCGTAAACAACACCATCTTCAAGTTCCGAGTTCTTACTTCTTAGACCAACTAGGAGAGGAGAAGCTCTAAAGAGTTTCGCCAACTTTTTTAAGTCTTTGGCCTGTTCCTCGCTGAACTTATCGATATTTGCAAGGGCCTTTATGAAGAGAAGAAGCAATCTCCTAGTTGCCACTAAGTCAAAACATCCACCTCTAAACTCAAGCTTCAACGTTTCGAACCCTATCCTTTTCAATATATCTTCGACAAAGTTTACAAGCTCTGATCTCTCCATCGATATGAACTACGATAGAAAGGTTTATAAATACTTGGGCCTAGCCAACCTAATTATTTTTATTCTCCAAGGAGAGATTTTGAAACATGAAGCTCCTGATCACGGCATCATCGAGAGGGATAGGGTTCAATCTCGCTAAACAATTACTGGAAGCGGGACATGAAGTAACAATAACCTCAAGCAATCTTGATAACCTCAGGAAGGCCTATGAGGAACTAAAGGATATTGGTAAGATCCATTATTTCAAAGCTAACCTCCTCTCAAAGGAAGATGTTAAGCTCTTAATAAAAGAGGCATGGGAGAGCATGGGACGTATCGAGGGTTTCATTTGGAACGCACCGAACATAAAGTGTGAGCCCTGCATGGTTCATGAGGCTAGATATACAGACTGGGAAGAAGCAGCATTGCTACATCTTGCTATTCCAGGCTATATAACAACTTTGCTAGTCCAAGCTTGGTTAGAGATGAAAATTAGAGGCGTGATAATTTACTTAAGCTCTGCTTCAGTTCTCGAACCAATGCCCCCCCTACTTTTAGCTGACTCTGCAAGGGCTGGACTTGTTCAATTGGCAAAGGGGGTATCGAGAACTTATGGAAGAAAAGGAATCAGGGCCTATACGGTTTTACTTGGAAGCTTTGATACTCCTGGGGCCAGAGAAAATCTCAAAAAATTAGCCGAAGAAAGAGGAGTAAGCTTTGAGGAGTTGTGGAAAAAGGAGGTCATAGAAAGAACACCATTGAGAAGAACAGGAAAATGGAAAGAACTAGGAGCTCTTATAAACTTCCTACTTAGCGAAAATGCAGAATACATGTTAGGCTCAACCATAATCTTCGACGGAGCAATGACGCACGCTGTAAACCTCTAAAAGGTGAGAACAATGATTTTAGAGAAAGTAATAAGGCCTAGATACAAGATCATGGTGATGAAGAAGGCCAATGTTGAAGACCTAAAAAAGGGAGGACTTCAAGTTGTAGAACTCATGGACAATTCCGAATTAGCGATCGAGTACTTCGTCGATTCAACGTTTGGAAAGTTCATCTATATAATCAAGACTGAAGATGGCAGAATATTCCTTGCTAGAGGAGATAAGGAATTAAAGAATCCAGAAAAAACGTTCCTTGTGAAAGATGAAAATGGCCTGAAAAAGTCGCTAATTTCACAAGTAAATGGAAAAGAAAGGATAAAATTTAGAGGTATTTCACTAGGAATTGCAGTAGTCCTCGGATTCCTGTTGTCTATCTTGACGAATAAAGAGGACTACGTGTTCGTCTTCATATTCATTATGAGCATGCTTGAGAGTTTTCTCGAGAGGATCGTCATGTTCTACTTCCTCGGTTACTGCGAGGCTCTTTAACCTTCTCTACAACCCTAATATCTTCTATCCTTGTGAAGGGGTACTGTCCTTTCTCATCCTTCTCAACCGCCTTCACCATATCCCAAATCGTTAATAACGCAACAGTGACTCCCGTAAGAGCCTCCATCTCGACTCCAGTCTTGTAGTAGGCCCTAACCTCGCAGGTAACCTCTATGTAATCCTCTCCGAATTCAAAGGTTATGTCAACTCCAGTAAGAGGTATTGGATGACACAGGGGAATTATTTCAGGTGTCTTTTTGACGGCCAATATACCAGCTATTTGAGCTGTGGCTAAGACATTTCCTTTCTCTATCTTTCCTTCTTTTATCAGCCGTACTGTTTTGGGCCTTAACCTTATCCTCCCCTTGGCGATCGCCCTTCTAAATACCACATCCTTATGTCCTATCTCAACCATCTTAACTCCTCTCTCATCAACGTGAGTCAACTTCTCCACCACGAAAACCACCTCCTCAAGGTTAGATTTTATAAACCTAAAATTTTTCTCACAAACATGCTCCTCCACATTGGAATAGACGACACTGACTCTCCAAATGGCATGTGCACAACTTATATAGGTGCCGTCTTGTATAGGGAGCTCTCTAAATTCGGTGAGCCTATTGATTTGCCCAGACTAATCCGGTTAAATCCAAATATCCCATACAAGACAAGGGGCAATGGAGCGGTCGCATTAACGTTTGACATCCTTGAAGAATACGTTGATGAGGCAAAGGAGCTTGTGATTGAAAAAGTTAGAGAGCTTGCAGAGATTAATGATGAGAATACAAATCCAGGAATAGCATTCTTAGAAGGAGATATTCCTGAAGTTCTAAGGAGATTTTCCATTAAGGCGTTAAGGGAGCATGTAACTATAAAGGAAGCTGAGGAGATATCCAAGAAAATAAAAGCTGAGATCATAAAATTTAAACTTGGAAGGGGAATTATTGGAGCTCTTGCAGCCATAGGATATCCGCTAGATAAGTACACTTATGAATTGCTTGCATACAGAAAACCAGAGAATAGAAAAAAGGAGAGAAACGTAGACAGGGAAAGCGTCTTTAAAATGGACGAAAGGTTTTATCCATTCACATATGATAATGTAGATCCTTACAAGAGAACCGTGCTTATAACTCCACACGGTAGGGATCCTGTTCTCTTAGGTATAAGAGGGATAGACAGAGGAAAGGTTCTCCAAGCCTTTGAAGAGCTCATAATTAAGGAGGAGGTAACCCTAGTTCAGCTTTACAAGACCAATCAAAGTACCGACGACCATCTAGTTTGGAAAAAAGTGAAGGACATTAGGTTGTACGACAACGTTATAGTTAGGGGAAAGGTTGCATCCAAATATTGGGAAAAAGGGAGGCACGTGTTCTTTGAGCTTGAAGATGAAACGGGAAAAATTAGGGTTGCAGCGTTTGAACCTACAAAGAAGTTTAGGAACTATGTAAGAAAACTGATTCCAGGAGACGAGGTGATAGTCGCCGGTGGAGTTAAGGAGCATGAGGGGGTTTTAACTATAAACCTAGAAAAGCTATATCCCGTAAAACTCGTTCCAAAGGTCGAATATAGGAAACCAAAATGTCCAAAATGCGGGGGAACTATGAAAAGCAAGGGAGATTACTTGAAGTGTAAAAGATGCGGTTATAAGATGCCAAAGATCTTGATCCCGATCAAACTGCCAAGAGATCTTAAGCCTAAAATTTATGAAGTTCCTCCAGATGCCAGGAAACATCTTGCAAGGCCACTAGTCCTCTTCGGTTCCGAAGAAAAGTTTGTGAGATAGCAAAAATCTTTTATCGCCATTCTCAGAGTAAGGGGACGAAGGCCTATGCCAAAGCTACGAAGGTTCATAAACATCTCAGAGGACATTTTTGTCATAAGGAATTTAATTGGAGCAATACTTCAAGGTATAGGTCTAGCATATCTAATTCCGATTCTGCTAGCCTGGTTCTATCCAGAGGAGATAAAATACGTTGTATATTTCGCTATTCCTGGAGTAGCCAGCATAATCCTTGGATTCCTGCTTTCCCTTCACATAGAACACATTGAAGATGTAAACTTAAGACAGGCCATGATGGCTTCAGCGTTCGTATGGCTTTTTGCATCTTTAGTTAGCGTTGTTCCATTCCTCTTCATAGCAAAGATGAGCTTTATAGATTCCCTCTTTGAGACAATGAGTGCATGGACTGGAACTGGATTAACGATGATGAGCAACCTAGAGAGCTATCCAAAGATGATCCTCTTCTGGAGAGCCTGGATGCAGTGGCTCGGTGGAATAGGAATAGTTCTCGTGGCCCTTACCGTCTTGATAAGACCCGGAGTTGCGGCAGCCAGGCTATATAGGGCCGAGGCCAGGACTGAGAGAATCCTTCCAAACTTCGTGAACACCGCCAAAATAATTGTACAGATATATACAGCATTAACCCTCGTCGGAGCTTACCTTTACTATATAAATGGGATGGACCTGTTTGATGCGTTCATACACTCAATGACAGGGCTTGGAACGGGTGGTATGAGTAGTCATGATCTCAGCATAGGTTACTTCCACTCCCTTGCAATAGAGACGATAACGATATTCCTAATGATAATGGGTGCCACAAACTTCACCGTCCATTACAGGATTTTCAGGGATAGAACTCTGAAGAGCTTTTTTAAAGACATCCAGGTAAAAACGATGTTATACCTGCTTGGTATAACGATCCCCCTCATCACGATTTCCCTGATATCTTTCGGTCACATCAATCCAATTAGAGCACTAAGAGAGGCAATGTTCCATGCTGTATCGGCAATAAGTTGTACTGGATTCAGCATAGGAGATTTATCAAAGTATCCGGAGGTTGACAAGGTTCTATTGACCCTCCTCATGATTATAGGAGGTAGCGCGGGTAGTACCTCTGGAGGAATAAAACTAATAAGAATAGCCTTAACTTTTGAAAGCCTTAAATGGACGATTCAACAAGCCATACTTCCAAAGGGAGCAATAATAAGGAGAAAGGTCGGAGAATACGAGTTCTCTGAGGATGAAATCCAGGAAGTTCTTGGCTTTACAATGACGTACTTCGCGTTCCTATTCCTGGGAACTATGTACATGATGCTAAGATTGGGAGCTAGATTTGCAGATGCTCTCTTTGAGAGTGCATCCGCTATAGGAAATGTCGGACTCAGCGTAGGCATAACTTCTCCTCTCCTTCCTCCAGACATAAAGATTCTCCTAATAATCCTGATGTGGGTTGGTAGGCTTGAGATATTCCCGACCCTAGTGTTCATCGTGGGAGTTGCCATGATGATACCTAGGAGGGCCGAGAGGTGAACATAATCGAGGTTGAAAACGTCAGCTTTAGGTATGGTAACTCAAGGAGATATTCTCTCAAGGATGTGAGTTTAGAGGTTAAAAAGGGAGAGTTCATAGGGATAATAGGGCCAAGCGGAAGTGGAAAGTCAACCTTCTGTTTAACATTAAACGGGCTAATACCTCATTCAATAAGCGGTGATTTTAAGGGGAACGTCATCGTTGATGGTTTAAACACTAGAGATCATTCCGTTGCTGAATTGTCAACAAGAGTTGGTTTGATATTCCAAAATCCAGATTCACAGCTGTTCAACATGACCGTTCTTGAAGAGGTAGCCTTTGCCTTGGAAAATTTAGGAGTTGAGAGGGATGAAATGTGGAGGAGAATTAAGTGGGCACTTAAGCTAGTGAGACTTTGGGACAAGAGGGAGGAATTTCCTCCGAACCTCAGCGGAGGGGAAAAGCAGAGGTTAGCGATAGCGAGCGTTCTTGTTATGAAGCCAAAGGTGATAGTCCTTGATGAGCCAACATCCCAGCTTGACCCTATTGGCAGAGAAGAAGTTCTAGGGTTAGTCAAGCTACTCAATAGAGAGGAGAATATAACGATAATTCTTGTTGAGCATAACACCGACTTTTTACTGGAATACGCAGATAGGATATTCGTTTTCAATGAAGGTAGAATTGTCATGGAGGGGAAGCCTGAGGAGGTATTTGAAAACGTTGAGATGCTGGAAAAAATTGGAGTTAAGATACCCACAAGGGTGAAGATAGGCTATGAATTAATGAAAAGGGGAATAATCAACAGGGCTGTTCTAAGCAGGGAAGAAGTGGTGGAGGTCTTAAGATGGGCATATCAGCGAACAAATTACTCAAAGTAATTGGGATATACGTCTCACTATTCTTAATTGTGATAGTTATAGCTGGAGTCACTGGGATTAAGATAACAAAGATCTATGCAGAGGAAGCAATTGGATACATAAAAGTGAACAATCCAAGTTTTTACGAGCAATTAGCCAAAAATGCAAGTAGGGAGGGAGTGCCTGTTGAAAAATATTACTACAAGCTCCTCTTGTCTAGGGTTAGTGAAAAAGATAATGTAATATCCGTTGGCCTTGGAATGCTTAGAAAGTCAAAATTATATCTTAAGAACACGCCAAATCTTAATTTGAGCAGGGCTATAGTGGTAAGCCTTGGTATTATTGGAGTATCCTTTTTCATTGCAACGCTTGTGGGGGCAGTTTTAGGTTTTAAGTTCCCAGGTAGTAGAGGTATTAGGGTTATGGCCAAATTCTTCAATGGACTCCCCTCATGGTGGGTAGGGGTTGCATTAATTCTACTCCTCGTTATAAAGCTCAAAGTCTTCTCAGTTTCGGATATAGCGACAAACAACCCATCCCTAGCTAGGTACCTCCTACCGATAATAACGTTGGTGTTAATCTATATTTGGGAAATTGCGGACTTCATTTCACACGAGGTTCCCAGGGAATTGAACATGCCCTACATCATGGCAGACAGAGCTAAAGGATTGCCCGAAAGGATTGTGAAGAGACATGTTCTCAGAAACATGGCAATAACATTAAGTGCATTCAATTTCCAAAAATTTGGAGAAATATTCACGGATTTTATGATCATCGACGTGCTCTTTGGGCTTGGAGGACTAGGTTCTCTATTGAGGAGAAGTTTCGTGAGAGAAATAGTTCCTCCCTATGGAGTGATAGTTCAATTCAATTATCACCTGTTCTTTGTAGTCACGCTGACCATAATGACGATCTTGTTCATTATTTCCCTGGTACTAGAGGTTGTGAAGGGAATACTTGACCCCCGGGTGAGCTAAATGAAGGGTAGAAAAATTGGAATAACGATACTTATATTTTTTGCAATATTCATGATAGTCTCAAACCTATCCGTGAAAGATGAGGACATTAAGAATTGGAACAATGGAAACTACTGGATTAACAATCCAAAATCGGCATATCCAGTATGGATATGTCACCTCTATCACAAAACCAGGGATACTCGACTAGAGGGAGAGGTGTATGTGCACAACTATACTGACCAACCCAATGACATCATATTTTACGACGTCAAAAAAGGGACTAAAATAACGATAATAAGACCCGACGGAAAAGAAATAAGTTTTAAGGTAAACTCTTACAAGGAAAAACTGTCATTAAACACCTATGCGAAACACATCATTGTTTCTCAACTGAACATTCCTCCCGAAAAAGCAGCCTTAAAAACCGCCACATTCCTGCTCTTTTCAACGGAGAACTTCCAAGTTCTAAAGGGAAAATACATATTCAAAGTCAAAAACGGTGGAAAAATCGAGATAAAAGGAAACTGTTATGGCCTACTTGGAACAGATAGATACGGTAGAGATATGTGGGTGGGATTCGTAGCTGGAATGAACAATACAATAATATTGACCTTGCTGATAAGTGGATTAACCCTTGTACTAGGAATAGTTCTTGGTATAATATCTGCTTACGTTAAATGGTTTGAGATAATCCTCGAGATTCTTACGGCAATTCCAATGTTACCTTTCTTCATTGTTCTTGTCTGGCTATTTTCCACCCAGGGAATTGGATACAGTGTTAATGTCTCGACTGTGGATTTTGTAACAATTTTCACGCTGATAACATTCGGAAGATTTGCAAAATCGATCAGAATGATAACGATAAAAGAAAGAGCAATGGAATATGCCAAGGCAAGTAGAGCCCTAGGAGCCGGTGAATTCTGGCTAATAAGAAAACATGTCCTCAAACCTGTTCTCACATTTTCAATTTCTTATGCAACTTCACTGATAGCAAAAACAATAGCCCTTATCTCGAGTTTAGGATTCTTTGGTCTTTCGCCTGGAGTAAATTGGGGAAGCTATTTAATAGAAGCCATGAGAGAAGGAGCACTCTATGGAAGCAATTGGTGGTGGATAATTACCCCGGTACTTGCAATAGGGACACTAAGTTTGGGGCTAGCTCTTACATCCGAGAATTTGCCGGAATCATAAAAGAGTTAA
The window above is part of the Pyrococcus sp. NA2 genome. Proteins encoded here:
- a CDS encoding energy-coupling factor ABC transporter ATP-binding protein, whose amino-acid sequence is MNIIEVENVSFRYGNSRRYSLKDVSLEVKKGEFIGIIGPSGSGKSTFCLTLNGLIPHSISGDFKGNVIVDGLNTRDHSVAELSTRVGLIFQNPDSQLFNMTVLEEVAFALENLGVERDEMWRRIKWALKLVRLWDKREEFPPNLSGGEKQRLAIASVLVMKPKVIVLDEPTSQLDPIGREEVLGLVKLLNREENITIILVEHNTDFLLEYADRIFVFNEGRIVMEGKPEEVFENVEMLEKIGVKIPTRVKIGYELMKRGIINRAVLSREEVVEVLRWAYQRTNYSK
- a CDS encoding MinD/ParA family protein, with amino-acid sequence MAVIVVTGRGGAGKTTTTANLSTYFAQAGYRVLAIDGDLYLPNLGLHFALDNVKYTLHSVVKNPNMDPEWAIYRHEQTGVYVMPGSPRLEDVLGVSGQRLKDVIENLKYKYPVIFVDSPTGVPFDTLPAFESFNYQIIVVEIERSPIYSFETMVENEVLKLKALGDRFKLEVGVVINKVREAADVIDKIVEVIEEDIGVPVLGVIPFDDAVPESINVGIPVLVYKPRSDAALAFKEAGQLTEEWIFGSSTERR
- a CDS encoding SDR family oxidoreductase, which gives rise to MKLLITASSRGIGFNLAKQLLEAGHEVTITSSNLDNLRKAYEELKDIGKIHYFKANLLSKEDVKLLIKEAWESMGRIEGFIWNAPNIKCEPCMVHEARYTDWEEAALLHLAIPGYITTLLVQAWLEMKIRGVIIYLSSASVLEPMPPLLLADSARAGLVQLAKGVSRTYGRKGIRAYTVLLGSFDTPGARENLKKLAEERGVSFEELWKKEVIERTPLRRTGKWKELGALINFLLSENAEYMLGSTIIFDGAMTHAVNL
- a CDS encoding TrkH family potassium uptake protein, giving the protein MPKLRRFINISEDIFVIRNLIGAILQGIGLAYLIPILLAWFYPEEIKYVVYFAIPGVASIILGFLLSLHIEHIEDVNLRQAMMASAFVWLFASLVSVVPFLFIAKMSFIDSLFETMSAWTGTGLTMMSNLESYPKMILFWRAWMQWLGGIGIVLVALTVLIRPGVAAARLYRAEARTERILPNFVNTAKIIVQIYTALTLVGAYLYYINGMDLFDAFIHSMTGLGTGGMSSHDLSIGYFHSLAIETITIFLMIMGATNFTVHYRIFRDRTLKSFFKDIQVKTMLYLLGITIPLITISLISFGHINPIRALREAMFHAVSAISCTGFSIGDLSKYPEVDKVLLTLLMIIGGSAGSTSGGIKLIRIALTFESLKWTIQQAILPKGAIIRRKVGEYEFSEDEIQEVLGFTMTYFAFLFLGTMYMMLRLGARFADALFESASAIGNVGLSVGITSPLLPPDIKILLIILMWVGRLEIFPTLVFIVGVAMMIPRRAER
- the moaC gene encoding cyclic pyranopterin monophosphate synthase MoaC, which codes for MVEIGHKDVVFRRAIAKGRIRLRPKTVRLIKEGKIEKGNVLATAQIAGILAVKKTPEIIPLCHPIPLTGVDITFEFGEDYIEVTCEVRAYYKTGVEMEALTGVTVALLTIWDMVKAVEKDEKGQYPFTRIEDIRVVEKVKEPRSNRGSRT
- a CDS encoding ABC transporter permease subunit, which codes for MGISANKLLKVIGIYVSLFLIVIVIAGVTGIKITKIYAEEAIGYIKVNNPSFYEQLAKNASREGVPVEKYYYKLLLSRVSEKDNVISVGLGMLRKSKLYLKNTPNLNLSRAIVVSLGIIGVSFFIATLVGAVLGFKFPGSRGIRVMAKFFNGLPSWWVGVALILLLVIKLKVFSVSDIATNNPSLARYLLPIITLVLIYIWEIADFISHEVPRELNMPYIMADRAKGLPERIVKRHVLRNMAITLSAFNFQKFGEIFTDFMIIDVLFGLGGLGSLLRRSFVREIVPPYGVIVQFNYHLFFVVTLTIMTILFIISLVLEVVKGILDPRVS
- a CDS encoding ABC transporter permease is translated as MKGRKIGITILIFFAIFMIVSNLSVKDEDIKNWNNGNYWINNPKSAYPVWICHLYHKTRDTRLEGEVYVHNYTDQPNDIIFYDVKKGTKITIIRPDGKEISFKVNSYKEKLSLNTYAKHIIVSQLNIPPEKAALKTATFLLFSTENFQVLKGKYIFKVKNGGKIEIKGNCYGLLGTDRYGRDMWVGFVAGMNNTIILTLLISGLTLVLGIVLGIISAYVKWFEIILEILTAIPMLPFFIVLVWLFSTQGIGYSVNVSTVDFVTIFTLITFGRFAKSIRMITIKERAMEYAKASRALGAGEFWLIRKHVLKPVLTFSISYATSLIAKTIALISSLGFFGLSPGVNWGSYLIEAMREGALYGSNWWWIITPVLAIGTLSLGLALTSENLPES
- a CDS encoding MATE family efflux transporter, producing the protein MSEIRRRLWELAWPAIAGNISQTLLNLVDTMIVGHVSAIALGAVGLGGQVSWFMFPIMMAISTGTLALVARRVGEGNYEEASRIAEQSMYIAFLIGIPVMLFGVFLGDEVLQIMGARGEVLEIAYEYLKVLFLFYPIRFVGFAFFSALRGAGDTKTPMKLNIMMNVINAILDYLLVFGKFGFPKLGPVGAAWASGIGITTSFLVGLYLFLTHRLVLKPVFELRIRFNIVEKILRIGTPTMLERGLFSFYNFLYVSIVARFGKIALSAHYIGLRVESIAYMPAFGFSIATSALVGQKLGAKRPDEAERTVKEALKMTTAFMTAMAFILVAFPGYLTEPFLSHSDPNYEVVKRLAIIYLIIVGISEIPLGITFVLSGALRGAGDTKSPLYVTSVSKLLFRIIPSYLLGFGFTIPAFNIGPLIFPGFTFKGLGVVAAWIGMSLETFITAGLFWLVFRRGRWKTIKI
- the tiaS gene encoding tRNA(Ile2) 2-agmatinylcytidine synthetase TiaS — encoded protein: MLLHIGIDDTDSPNGMCTTYIGAVLYRELSKFGEPIDLPRLIRLNPNIPYKTRGNGAVALTFDILEEYVDEAKELVIEKVRELAEINDENTNPGIAFLEGDIPEVLRRFSIKALREHVTIKEAEEISKKIKAEIIKFKLGRGIIGALAAIGYPLDKYTYELLAYRKPENRKKERNVDRESVFKMDERFYPFTYDNVDPYKRTVLITPHGRDPVLLGIRGIDRGKVLQAFEELIIKEEVTLVQLYKTNQSTDDHLVWKKVKDIRLYDNVIVRGKVASKYWEKGRHVFFELEDETGKIRVAAFEPTKKFRNYVRKLIPGDEVIVAGGVKEHEGVLTINLEKLYPVKLVPKVEYRKPKCPKCGGTMKSKGDYLKCKRCGYKMPKILIPIKLPRDLKPKIYEVPPDARKHLARPLVLFGSEEKFVR
- a CDS encoding transcriptional regulator, with amino-acid sequence MERSELVNFVEDILKRIGFETLKLEFRGGCFDLVATRRLLLLFIKALANIDKFSEEQAKDLKKLAKLFRASPLLVGLRSKNSELEDGVVYERFGIYAITPGTLYSLFAEGEPPLIMAERGGFYVKIDGRKLKMLREEHGYTLAELARILGISRKSLQRYEKGESVVSVEVALRLEEIFDEPLVKPIDVLKARLEDVSLTSEPESALEREVFDRLRKLGMSVVKIKNAPFNAITKEEEDEIELLTGIDERKTGKTLRRAELVSQMVEVIGSEGIFVLKKAKAGVIKSVPILPKDMLEEVRDVDELLEIIKELKKAKS